TCGACCTGGCCGAGTAGCTGCCGGGCATTTCGTAGCGCTTGGTGTAGGTCAACGCCACCGCCGGATAAACCCCGCCCTGGTCCGCATCCAGGTCGGCGCGCACCTGATCCACATTCAGGCGCTGGGCCTTCAGGGTCGCGCTGGCATCGACCGGGTCGAAGTCAACCGGCACCTGGGCGGTCCAGGACGAAGGCACTTGCAGGAGAGGCAAGTCGGGCATCTGCAAAGGCTTGCCCATCAAGGCCTCCAGCCTGAGGCGGGCATCCTGCAAAGACTGCTCGAACTGCAAAACCTTGTTCATCGACAAAGCGAGCCGCGACGAAGCCAAGGTTCCGTCCGTGATGCCGGCGCCCCCCAGATGAACGCGCCGCGCTTCCAGGCGTTCCAGTTCCTCCAAAGCAGCGCGTGTGCTCTGCCCCACTTCCTCCAGGAGTTCGAAGCGGCTGACCTCGATGTAGGCCACGAGCAACCGGCGCAGAAACTGCTCCCGGCTTTGCTCCAGCCGCAACAACGCGCTCTCGCGGCCCAAGGCGGCCGCCTCCTTTTTTGAGCGGGTGCGCCCGAAATCCCACACCGTGTATGTCAACGAGGCGCTCACCCGCGAGTCCACCGAGTCGGCCGGGTTGCCGCTCGAGGGCGACTGCCCGTTGCTGCCCGAAATCCCCAGGGCAAGCTGCGGGTAGGCCGCATAACGGGCCGAATCCACATCGGCCTCGGCGCTGCGCAAGGCTGCCCGGGCTGTGAGCACTTCCGGGGCGTTCTCCATCGCCTCGATCATCCATTGAGCGATCACGGAGCGGCTGGCTGTTGCGGGCGACTGGTCCGCCTCTGCCATCGAATGCGAGGCCGCGGGCGTTTGCCCCATCACATATCCGGAGGGCAGCAGAGCGATGGCCAGAATCACCAGGAACCCGGGCCCACGGATGTGGTTGTCAACCCAGCTCATCACGGCTCCTTGAACGCTTCCGCGCCCACTTTGAGTATGGGGCGCAGCAGAAACCAGGCAAAAGGCTGATACCCGATGATGATGTCCACATCGGCCTGCATGCCCGCCGTTACCGGCATGCGCGATTTGCCCAGCACCGCCCCTTCCGTTTGCACCACCATCTTGAAGTAGGTGCCTGTCTCCGGGTCCTGATCGGCATCGGCCGCGATGCGCAGCACATGGCCTTTGAGCGATCCGAAGCGAAGAAAGTCATAGGCACTGACTTTGATCTGCACCGGCTGATCGACCAGCACCAGACCACGATCCTTGGGATTCAGGCGAACCTCGAGTTCGATTTCGGCATCGCCCGGCACCACCTCCATCAGCGTTTCACCGGGCTTGACCACGTCGCCTTGCGCGTTCAGGCGCAACCCTTTGACCACCCCGTCAATGGGTGCCACGAGCAGGGTCCGGTTGCGCTGATCCTGGGCCCTGTTGAGCTCTTCCTCAACGGTCGCAATCTGCCGCTCGATGCCGAGCAGCTCTTCCGTTGCGCGCCGGCGAAAGCGCCCCTGCGCCTCGGCCACCTTGCCACGGGCTTCTGCGGCCGATGCCCTGGCCGCGACCAGCGCCATGCGCGAACCCGACAATTCGGACCGGTTGCCCTCCAGCTCCTTGAGCGTGCGCGTGGCTTCCAGCTCGGAGACCAGGCGCTCTCTGGCCAGGTTCCGCGTGATGGCGTATTCCCGGTCCAGCAAAGCGGCGCGGCTGGTGTGGCCTTCGATCTTGGCCTCAACTTCACCGGCCCGCCCGTTGTACATATCCACCTGCGCCCGCGCTGCCTGCAACTGGCCCTTGAGCTCCAGCACTCGCGCTTCGTAGGTCAGCAACTCGGTGCGCGCCACCATGGGCGGCGTATCGGCGCCAAACATGCCGCTGGTCACATCCTTGCCGCTGGCTTCGGCTTCCAGCCGGGTCCGCGCAGCGCGCAAGGCCAACACCTTGGCGTTGATCTCTTCCAGGTTCGGTCCCTGTGCACCCAACGCCATGCGCAACAGCGCATCGCCCTTGTGTACCGCTTGCCCCTCCTGCACAAACAGCTCACTCACCATGCCGCCCTCCAGATGCTGGACCGACTTGACGCGGGCCGAAGGCACCACCGCCCCGGGAGCGGTCACCGACATTTCAACCGGAATGAACAGCGCAACCCCGACCAGGGCGAGGGCCACGAAAACGATCGCGGGCGCAGCTCCCTTGCGCCACCACGGGCGGGCCGACAGGTCGTTCTGCTTTTGGTGCAGGGCTTCAATCACCCCCATGTCCTTGCTTTTCATGGCTCAGCGCACGTCGCCACCGGCAGCGGCAACAGACGCCAACCGGGGTTCAACCACCGTCAGGTGAGGCCCTTGTTTCACCCCATCGGGTGCTGGCGACGAAGACCCTGCGTTGGGGCGATTGAAATACACGCCCAAAGCCTGAACCGGCGTCATCTCCTGAATATCGCCCTCACCAGAAACCGCCAGCGCCACATCGGAGCTGGCCACCATCCCGGCCGAATGGGTCACCACGATGACGGTGCGCAGTTTGGCGATCATCCGGAGCGATGCGATCAACTGCAACTCGCTGGCATGGTCCAGGTCGTTCGTCGGCTCGTCCAGTATCAACACCACCGGATTGCGCAGCATCACCTGGGCCAGCGCGATCTTGCGCCGCACGCCCGCCGAGAGCGCCCGCCCGCCTTCGCGCATGACCGTGGCATACCCTTTGGGCAGCCGGGAAATGAAGGCGTGAGCGCCGGTGAGCTTGCAGGCCTTGACGATCTGTTCATCGGTCACATCCGAGGAGCCCCGGCGCAACTGGTCCGCAATCGTGCCATCCAGGAAATACACATTCTGGGAGAGCGTTGAAATCCACGCCGCGGTTTCCATGCGCGAGAACTGCTGCAGATCGTACTCATCGATCATGACCTGGCCTTCATCGGGCCGGTACAAGCCGGTGAGCAGCTTGAGCAAGGTGGACTTGCCCGCCCCGTTCTTGCCCACCACGGTATAGAACCGGGCCGCACCCAGCTTCAGGGACACCTTGTTGAACACCGGCTCCGATTGCTCATCAAAGCGGAAGCTGACCTCTTCCATCGACATCTCGCCTTTGGGTCGCGGCAACGAGACGCCCGCGCCGCTGGTCTCGCTTGTCTGCGCCAACACCCGGTTGAGGCGTCGACCCGCCTCGATGGCCTGCGCCAGTTGGCGCCACGATCCCGCCAGGTTGGCGATCGGGGAAATGGCTTTGATGGCCAGCATGTTGGCGGCAATCAGTCCGCCAATGGACATCCACTGGTTGACAACCGCCAGCGCGCCGGTGGCCGTGATCGCGATGGAGGAGGCGATGAGCAGGGAATGGCTCAGTTCCTTGCTCTTCTCCATCTGCCCGCCACGCGAATAGCTCTCGGCCAGCCAGCTCTCATAACTGGCCTTCCACTGAGCGGTCACAGCCTCTTGCTGCGCCAGCGCCTTCACCGACTCCCGCGCGCGGCACATTTCCGCCGTGAACATGTCCAGGCTTCGCGCCTGCTGCAACTCGGCCACCTTGCCCTGCTTGACCTCATCGGCCCACCACCAGGCCATCGCAGCGAAAACGCACACCATGCCGAGCACCACCGGCAACACCGGCAAAGCCACCAGGCCCACAATGACCACGGCGAACACGGCCAGCGGCAAATCGAACAACGACTGAATCACCGGCCCGGTCATCAGGGCGCGCACGGTTCCGACGTCCCTGAACAACGCCACCCAGGACGCTGCGGGCCGCTCCTCCAGCGAGCGCAAAGGCTGGTTCATCATCTTGTCGAGCAAGGTCGATGAAATGCCCCAATCGATCACCGCCCCGGCGTCGCGCAGGCTGGACGAGCGCCGGCTGCGCAGAAACCACTCCAGAATGAGCGCCACCATCACCCCGGCCAGCAAGGCAATCAGGGTGGAATAACCTTGGCGAAAAATCACCCGGTCAAACACTTCCAGCGTGAAAACAGACGGCAGCAGCGCCAACAAACCGATCGGGGTGGACAGCCACGCCGCGCGCCCGATTTTCCCGCGGGCCTGCGAAAAACTGTCCAGCAAAAACACGCCCAGATGGTCTTGCCCGCGCAACGAGGCCGGTCGCATGCGCAAAGGCAGCAGCATTTCAATCACGGCTGCGCTCCCTTGTCTGCATCCGCCGAGCTGGCAGCCGTTTCCAGCCGCCGCATGGCTTCCTTCAAAACGACGAGCAGTTGGGCCGCTTTCTCAGCGGCCGAGGGATCGTTGCGAAGGACCGCATCCTGAGACACCACGTCGCGATCGATGCGGTTCATCAGACCGTCCAGCGAACTGGCGTCCAATCCGCTTCCGGCATTGTTTTGACTGCGATTAACCGGCATCACTGGACTCCAAATTGACCGTTTCAAGTTCTGTTTTCATTTTGGCCAGGCCGCGGCGCAGCCAGGTTTTGACGGTCCCGAGGGGGACCTCCATTTCCGTCGCAATGTCGGCCAACGGCATTTCGGCGAAAAAGCGCAGCTTGATGACCTTGTTGACCGACGGGCTCAGACCGCTCATTGCCGCTTGAAAAGCCGGGCTTTGGGCCGTCATGCGCGCTTCCGTCTCGCTCTCCGAAGACGCATCGGGGATGTTGTTCAGCTCCTCATCCCCGGTCTCCTGACGCCGCTTGCGCCGCGCGAATTCGGTCAGAACCTGGTTGCGCGCCACCTGGTTGATCCAGGCCATGACATTGGGCGATCTGGTCGCGTCATAGGCGCTGGCGTAACGCCAGATGCGCAAAAACACATCCTGTGTGACGTCGCGGGCAGCGTGATCGTCCTTCATCAGATAGGCCACCTGCCTGAGCACTTTGGCATGGCAAAGCACGTACA
This region of Hydrogenophaga crassostreae genomic DNA includes:
- a CDS encoding TolC family protein gives rise to the protein MSWVDNHIRGPGFLVILAIALLPSGYVMGQTPAASHSMAEADQSPATASRSVIAQWMIEAMENAPEVLTARAALRSAEADVDSARYAAYPQLALGISGSNGQSPSSGNPADSVDSRVSASLTYTVWDFGRTRSKKEAAALGRESALLRLEQSREQFLRRLLVAYIEVSRFELLEEVGQSTRAALEELERLEARRVHLGGAGITDGTLASSRLALSMNKVLQFEQSLQDARLRLEALMGKPLQMPDLPLLQVPSSWTAQVPVDFDPVDASATLKAQRLNVDQVRADLDADQGGVYPAVALTYTKRYEMPGSYSARSTVGVQVSVDSSTALEATARVDRSASRLETEVQKLAMLEREARQGIRSGVQRQKLLGQRVRLLSSAAGDSVKVVDARRKLNEAGRETTLALLDAQVEANNTFIDWVQAIYDTRVGEVELASDTGRLAPQEGQALGMLQALFNGEDYRAEVRRRLAAMNRSPVAGGGHRVAPTALAQLPSFRLGLTVSQEQVLAIARRPGARESQFFRLEVKPFEVSGGSW
- a CDS encoding HlyD family type I secretion periplasmic adaptor subunit, whose product is MKSKDMGVIEALHQKQNDLSARPWWRKGAAPAIVFVALALVGVALFIPVEMSVTAPGAVVPSARVKSVQHLEGGMVSELFVQEGQAVHKGDALLRMALGAQGPNLEEINAKVLALRAARTRLEAEASGKDVTSGMFGADTPPMVARTELLTYEARVLELKGQLQAARAQVDMYNGRAGEVEAKIEGHTSRAALLDREYAITRNLARERLVSELEATRTLKELEGNRSELSGSRMALVAARASAAEARGKVAEAQGRFRRRATEELLGIERQIATVEEELNRAQDQRNRTLLVAPIDGVVKGLRLNAQGDVVKPGETLMEVVPGDAEIELEVRLNPKDRGLVLVDQPVQIKVSAYDFLRFGSLKGHVLRIAADADQDPETGTYFKMVVQTEGAVLGKSRMPVTAGMQADVDIIIGYQPFAWFLLRPILKVGAEAFKEP
- a CDS encoding peptidase domain-containing ABC transporter, whose translation is MLLPLRMRPASLRGQDHLGVFLLDSFSQARGKIGRAAWLSTPIGLLALLPSVFTLEVFDRVIFRQGYSTLIALLAGVMVALILEWFLRSRRSSSLRDAGAVIDWGISSTLLDKMMNQPLRSLEERPAASWVALFRDVGTVRALMTGPVIQSLFDLPLAVFAVVIVGLVALPVLPVVLGMVCVFAAMAWWWADEVKQGKVAELQQARSLDMFTAEMCRARESVKALAQQEAVTAQWKASYESWLAESYSRGGQMEKSKELSHSLLIASSIAITATGALAVVNQWMSIGGLIAANMLAIKAISPIANLAGSWRQLAQAIEAGRRLNRVLAQTSETSGAGVSLPRPKGEMSMEEVSFRFDEQSEPVFNKVSLKLGAARFYTVVGKNGAGKSTLLKLLTGLYRPDEGQVMIDEYDLQQFSRMETAAWISTLSQNVYFLDGTIADQLRRGSSDVTDEQIVKACKLTGAHAFISRLPKGYATVMREGGRALSAGVRRKIALAQVMLRNPVVLILDEPTNDLDHASELQLIASLRMIAKLRTVIVVTHSAGMVASSDVALAVSGEGDIQEMTPVQALGVYFNRPNAGSSSPAPDGVKQGPHLTVVEPRLASVAAAGGDVR
- a CDS encoding RNA polymerase sigma factor, whose amino-acid sequence is MTLNTETAIDSAPPEVAAPSAPEGGMESVPHLMARIQNREQPAMAELYVLCHAKVLRQVAYLMKDDHAARDVTQDVFLRIWRYASAYDATRSPNVMAWINQVARNQVLTEFARRKRRQETGDEELNNIPDASSESETEARMTAQSPAFQAAMSGLSPSVNKVIKLRFFAEMPLADIATEMEVPLGTVKTWLRRGLAKMKTELETVNLESSDAG